The Deinococcus taeanensis genome has a window encoding:
- a CDS encoding AAA family ATPase, translating to MPHLFYLIGPPASGKRTIGQLLERQTGAVLLDNHLWSDPIFRACGVTGHHELPAGLSPLREQVRLAVLQAAELAPAQVSHIFTHYLTAEAREQETFGSLAALAKARGAVFTPVVLTCQREELARRINRPERQDRLKLKNPALLASLLDTRGTFTAPADVPVLDTTSLEPEAAARQVAALAGLLASADLPSSGRHIC from the coding sequence ATGCCTCACCTCTTTTATCTGATCGGCCCACCGGCCAGCGGCAAACGCACGATTGGGCAACTGCTGGAACGGCAAACCGGGGCGGTACTGCTGGACAATCACCTCTGGAGTGATCCGATTTTCCGGGCGTGCGGCGTGACCGGGCATCACGAGTTACCCGCCGGGCTGAGCCCCTTGCGCGAACAGGTCCGGCTGGCGGTTCTGCAGGCCGCTGAACTGGCGCCCGCGCAGGTCAGTCATATCTTCACCCATTATCTGACGGCAGAAGCCAGAGAGCAGGAGACCTTCGGCAGCCTGGCTGCCTTGGCAAAGGCACGCGGCGCCGTGTTCACGCCCGTCGTGCTGACCTGCCAGCGAGAAGAACTCGCCCGCCGCATCAACCGTCCCGAGCGGCAGGACAGACTAAAACTGAAAAATCCGGCCCTGCTGGCATCGTTGCTAGACACCCGCGGAACCTTCACGGCCCCTGCTGACGTGCCTGTTCTGGACACCACCAGCCTGGAACCCGAGGCGGCCGCGCGGCAGGTCGCGGCCTTGGCTGGGCTCCTGGCGTCAGCAGACCTTCCTTCGTCTGGGCGCCACATATGCTGA
- a CDS encoding PhzF family phenazine biosynthesis protein codes for MPRRLTTVDVFTATPFQGNPVAVVLDAEGLSAAQMQHIASWTNLSETTFLLPPTTPDADYRLRIFTPVSELPFAGHPTIGSAHAAVQSGRVAPRQGRLVQECGAGLIPIEQMGEGRFSLTMPPAQFEPLNEADTHELRALLGPGAGSDVPAVLVDVGARWIVTRLADPAAVLALHPDFARSATLERKLRATGVCAFATDPATGVVEVRSFAPSCGVNEDPVCGSGNGAVAYYQRQLGLLAPGSAYAARQGRCVGRDGHLRLTLTETGGVQLEGACVTSLNGTLTDP; via the coding sequence ATGCCGAGACGCCTGACCACTGTGGACGTGTTTACTGCTACGCCCTTCCAGGGCAATCCCGTGGCGGTGGTGCTGGACGCCGAGGGGCTGTCGGCGGCGCAGATGCAGCACATCGCGAGCTGGACGAATCTTTCCGAGACGACGTTCCTGCTGCCACCCACCACGCCGGACGCAGACTACCGGCTGCGGATTTTCACGCCCGTGTCCGAGCTGCCGTTCGCGGGGCACCCGACGATCGGGAGCGCCCACGCCGCTGTGCAGTCCGGCCGGGTGGCGCCGCGCCAGGGCCGGCTGGTGCAGGAGTGCGGCGCCGGGCTGATCCCCATTGAGCAGATGGGCGAGGGCCGCTTCTCCCTGACGATGCCGCCAGCACAGTTCGAGCCCCTGAACGAGGCCGACACCCACGAACTGAGGGCGCTGCTGGGCCCGGGCGCCGGGAGTGACGTGCCGGCTGTGCTGGTGGACGTGGGGGCCCGCTGGATCGTGACCCGCCTGGCGGACCCGGCCGCGGTGCTCGCCCTGCACCCGGACTTCGCGCGCAGCGCCACGCTGGAACGCAAATTGAGGGCAACGGGGGTCTGCGCCTTCGCCACGGATCCAGCGACGGGTGTGGTGGAGGTGCGGTCCTTCGCGCCGTCGTGTGGCGTGAACGAAGACCCGGTCTGTGGCAGTGGCAACGGGGCCGTGGCGTACTACCAGCGGCAGCTGGGCCTGCTTGCCCCGGGGAGCGCGTACGCTGCCCGGCAGGGCCGGTGCGTCGGCCGGGACGGCCACCTGCGGCTGACCCTGACCGAAACGGGTGGGGTGCAGCTGGAAGGGGCCTGCGTGACCAGCCTGAACGGCACGTTGACTGACCCCTGA
- a CDS encoding ankyrin repeat domain-containing protein, which produces MHDHPEAPLSPEHLDAGTLEFLQAVFDAARADDAARLAPLLQRGLPPNLRNQKGDSLLMLASYHGHLRTARLLLEHGADPELRNDQGQTPLLGAAYQGDLSMVRLLLAHHADVESPSPDGRTALMMAAMFGRAEIIEVLLAHGAHLGARDARGMSVADAARLMGAHDTAAELEARMLRGRATTAPGENP; this is translated from the coding sequence ATGCATGACCATCCTGAGGCGCCCTTGAGTCCAGAGCACCTGGACGCGGGCACGCTGGAATTTCTGCAAGCGGTGTTTGACGCGGCCCGGGCAGACGACGCGGCCCGGTTGGCTCCGCTGCTGCAGCGGGGATTGCCGCCGAATCTGCGCAACCAGAAAGGCGACAGCCTGCTCATGCTGGCGAGCTATCACGGCCACCTCAGGACTGCCCGGCTCCTGCTGGAGCACGGCGCGGACCCCGAGCTGCGGAACGACCAGGGCCAAACCCCTCTGCTGGGGGCCGCGTATCAAGGAGACCTGTCCATGGTGAGGCTGCTGCTGGCGCACCACGCGGACGTGGAGAGCCCCAGCCCGGATGGCAGGACGGCGCTGATGATGGCGGCCATGTTCGGCCGCGCGGAGATCATTGAGGTGCTGCTCGCCCACGGCGCACATCTTGGTGCGCGGGATGCCCGGGGCATGAGCGTGGCGGACGCTGCGCGCCTGATGGGTGCCCATGACACCGCCGCTGAGCTCGAAGCGCGGATGCTGAGGGGCCGGGCAACGACCGCGCCGGGTGAGAACCCCTGA
- a CDS encoding molybdopterin-dependent oxidoreductase encodes MTTDFPAPGQVLLSGPMPRFGLPRYLGRQVHPAPDSAIGVYGHVTCPAVRTSSLLAHLPRTAIIRDFHCVTTWTAPRVHWEGWRFAEVWAACLADLAQPDVTHVMVSAHDGYQACVPLDELLRPDVLLADHMNGTPLTPAHGAPLRLIAPQLYGYKNIKHLRRLELLPAPVTSRLGRLLAHPRGRVDLEERSGTGVPRFWRWVYRSQLHGYLRGARALSPSG; translated from the coding sequence ATGACCACTGACTTCCCCGCGCCTGGCCAGGTGCTTCTGTCTGGACCCATGCCCCGGTTTGGCCTCCCGCGCTACCTAGGCCGCCAGGTGCACCCCGCCCCGGACTCCGCGATTGGGGTGTACGGTCACGTGACCTGCCCGGCGGTCCGGACCTCCTCGCTCCTGGCCCACCTCCCGCGCACGGCCATCATTCGTGACTTCCACTGCGTCACCACCTGGACCGCGCCGCGAGTGCACTGGGAGGGCTGGCGGTTTGCGGAGGTGTGGGCGGCGTGTCTGGCGGACCTCGCGCAGCCGGACGTCACGCACGTGATGGTCAGCGCCCACGACGGTTACCAGGCGTGCGTTCCTCTCGACGAACTGCTCCGTCCCGACGTCCTCCTGGCCGATCACATGAACGGCACCCCGCTGACGCCGGCCCACGGGGCACCCCTGCGCTTGATTGCGCCTCAGCTGTACGGTTACAAGAACATCAAGCACCTGCGGCGCCTGGAGTTGTTGCCTGCGCCGGTGACCAGCCGTCTCGGGCGGCTGCTCGCTCATCCGCGCGGCCGGGTGGACCTAGAAGAACGCAGCGGCACCGGCGTTCCCAGGTTCTGGCGGTGGGTGTACCGCTCGCAGCTCCATGGTTATCTCCGTGGGGCCCGCGCGCTCTCGCCGTCAGGATGA
- a CDS encoding metalloregulator ArsR/SmtB family transcription factor yields MSADLHARAAVFRALAHPARLTLLRLTWNGPLSGEHLARMVGLAPATVSHHLAQLTEAGLMSVRQDGHQRLFSTDHVALDLNVAALVQGHAELPHAEDPYRERVLRAFLRGGKLVQIPAQRKKREVVLRELATIFDPGRSYLETEVNALLGEYHEDFFTLRRELVGLGLLTRERGVYQRAPAAFP; encoded by the coding sequence ATGAGTGCCGATCTGCATGCGCGGGCCGCCGTGTTCCGGGCACTGGCCCACCCGGCCCGGCTGACGCTGCTCCGCCTGACCTGGAATGGGCCGCTCAGCGGTGAGCACCTCGCACGCATGGTCGGCCTGGCCCCCGCCACGGTAAGTCACCACCTCGCGCAACTCACGGAAGCTGGCCTGATGAGCGTGCGGCAAGACGGTCATCAGCGGCTTTTCAGTACAGATCACGTTGCGCTGGACCTCAATGTGGCCGCGTTGGTTCAGGGCCACGCCGAGCTGCCCCACGCTGAGGACCCTTACCGCGAACGGGTGCTGCGGGCCTTCCTGCGCGGCGGGAAGCTCGTGCAAATTCCGGCCCAGCGGAAAAAGCGCGAGGTGGTCCTGCGCGAACTGGCAACGATCTTTGACCCTGGACGGTCCTACCTGGAAACGGAGGTCAACGCGCTGCTGGGGGAGTACCACGAGGACTTTTTTACCCTGCGCCGCGAACTGGTGGGCCTCGGGTTGCTCACGCGCGAACGCGGCGTCTACCAGCGCGCGCCGGCCGCGTTCCCCTGA
- a CDS encoding alpha/beta fold hydrolase: MASFKPVLTGLWRAVVNLTRAPSPLPFADQRGHHRAGSVASVCFARIGGRPQRLVIRGARPGTPLLLFVHGGPGASLSNAWFRRFNAALEEDFTVVTWDQRGAGRTRGQPAVSVAHAVQDLHEVIVWLRTRFPGQGVLLVAHSWGSVLGLHYAAAHPEQLLGYVGVGQVTDMPRSEARSYAWVMQEAQRRRHRAALRALTRIGAPPYGVRAVMTQRTWLSLLGGDLHAPLRATVLLREALRTPEFNAWDLWLHLQGSLRSSRALWPEFAAVNLNSLRVFAVPLWFAQGRHDQVIGGSELQAYVKQLKAPQVRLMWFEGSGHDPFFEEPVQFNQWLRTEVLAHLLHAEQPQQTQIEGP, encoded by the coding sequence ATGGCTTCCTTCAAGCCCGTGTTGACCGGCCTCTGGCGCGCTGTGGTCAATCTGACCCGGGCCCCCTCTCCCCTGCCCTTTGCCGACCAACGCGGCCACCACCGCGCAGGGAGCGTGGCCTCCGTGTGCTTCGCGCGCATTGGAGGGCGCCCGCAGCGGTTGGTGATCCGCGGGGCCCGTCCAGGCACCCCCCTGCTGCTGTTCGTCCACGGCGGCCCAGGCGCCTCGCTGAGCAACGCCTGGTTCCGCCGGTTCAATGCCGCACTTGAGGAGGACTTCACGGTCGTCACCTGGGATCAGCGGGGTGCGGGCCGGACGCGTGGTCAGCCTGCCGTCAGCGTCGCCCACGCTGTGCAGGACCTCCACGAGGTCATCGTGTGGCTGCGGACGCGCTTCCCTGGACAGGGTGTTCTTCTGGTGGCTCACTCCTGGGGCTCCGTGCTGGGCCTGCACTATGCGGCAGCTCATCCGGAACAGCTTCTGGGCTACGTCGGCGTGGGGCAGGTGACTGACATGCCGCGGAGTGAAGCGCGGTCGTATGCCTGGGTCATGCAGGAGGCTCAGCGGCGCAGGCACCGCGCCGCCCTCCGTGCGCTCACGCGCATCGGCGCACCACCCTACGGTGTGCGCGCAGTGATGACGCAACGAACGTGGCTCAGCCTGCTCGGCGGTGATCTGCACGCACCACTGCGCGCCACGGTCCTGCTCCGGGAGGCCCTGCGCACACCGGAATTCAATGCCTGGGATCTCTGGCTGCATCTTCAGGGCAGCCTCCGGAGCAGCCGTGCGCTGTGGCCTGAGTTCGCGGCCGTCAACCTGAACAGCCTCCGGGTCTTCGCGGTGCCACTCTGGTTTGCGCAGGGGCGGCATGATCAGGTGATTGGCGGAAGCGAACTCCAGGCGTACGTCAAGCAATTGAAGGCACCTCAGGTACGACTGATGTGGTTTGAGGGTTCAGGGCATGATCCGTTCTTTGAGGAACCTGTGCAGTTCAACCAGTGGCTTCGCACCGAAGTCCTCGCGCACCTTCTCCACGCTGAACAACCCCAGCAAACCCAGATTGAAGGGCCTTAA
- a CDS encoding TlpA family protein disulfide reductase: protein MQIKVPQWLGQFIEKRLAARLPRRGDQVTPCKQLRLTRRTLLYFKAEQCVACGTVEMYIGQLAAANNLDLRVIDFRRGELPEAVYGGQLLLDQTREIGRRYRVFSFPTLVITDEHGVIEGAIAGGAVDRADVSARLGLQA from the coding sequence ATGCAGATCAAAGTCCCTCAGTGGCTGGGTCAGTTCATCGAAAAGCGCCTCGCGGCCCGCCTTCCTCGACGAGGTGACCAGGTGACGCCCTGCAAACAACTCCGGCTGACCCGAAGAACTCTGCTGTATTTCAAAGCAGAGCAGTGCGTCGCTTGCGGCACCGTGGAGATGTACATCGGGCAACTCGCCGCCGCGAACAACCTGGATCTGCGCGTGATTGATTTCAGGCGCGGCGAGCTTCCAGAAGCCGTCTATGGCGGTCAGCTGCTGCTGGACCAAACGCGTGAGATTGGCCGGCGCTACCGGGTCTTCAGCTTCCCAACCCTGGTGATCACGGACGAGCACGGGGTCATCGAGGGCGCGATCGCTGGAGGCGCGGTGGACCGCGCTGACGTGAGTGCTCGTCTGGGGTTGCAGGCATAA
- a CDS encoding EAL domain-containing protein, protein MPLHDPASPSHLMNPSPGACDCQVVAPLNLRDMTALSVRASSTHLQRKLTVLLAAHDVPVVMQDGSVQVRREDFQSLEAVLGSFSRTERTDLLAAPWFGPQLDAWQMAPLEQWTQRLATTWFESASEHLKFQLQPIVALSSGQVYGYEALVRAEHDGALIGAWPLLQAAAAHGQARAFDAHARTTAIRQAYPQLGADQQLFLNFAPGVVYNPDICLQTTFATCREVGADFSRLVFEVTESEAFPDLTLLRSILDRYRQEGAQVALDDLGAGHTSLSYLAELKPDIVKLDRALVSGLHGDDRRLPLVTALIGYAHDLGVRVVAEGIETAGELTQIMALGADYAQGYFLGRPGPGAAQVLPDAAAFW, encoded by the coding sequence ATGCCGCTTCATGACCCCGCCAGTCCTTCTCACCTCATGAACCCCAGTCCGGGGGCGTGCGACTGCCAGGTCGTGGCGCCGCTGAACCTGCGTGACATGACGGCCCTGTCGGTCCGCGCCTCTTCCACGCACCTTCAGCGGAAACTGACGGTTCTCCTGGCGGCGCATGACGTGCCGGTCGTCATGCAGGACGGCAGCGTGCAGGTCCGCCGGGAGGATTTTCAGTCCCTCGAAGCGGTTCTGGGCAGCTTCTCCCGCACGGAGCGCACGGATCTGCTCGCGGCGCCCTGGTTCGGGCCGCAATTGGACGCGTGGCAGATGGCCCCCCTGGAGCAGTGGACGCAGCGCCTCGCCACGACCTGGTTTGAGAGCGCCAGCGAGCACCTCAAGTTTCAGCTTCAGCCCATCGTGGCGCTGAGCAGCGGCCAAGTGTACGGGTATGAGGCGCTGGTGCGCGCCGAGCATGACGGCGCACTGATCGGCGCGTGGCCGCTGCTGCAAGCGGCCGCCGCGCACGGTCAGGCGCGCGCCTTCGACGCGCACGCCCGCACAACCGCCATCCGGCAGGCGTACCCGCAGCTCGGGGCAGACCAGCAGCTATTTCTCAACTTCGCCCCGGGCGTGGTGTACAACCCGGACATCTGCCTTCAGACGACGTTCGCCACCTGCCGGGAGGTGGGCGCCGACTTCTCGCGGCTGGTGTTTGAAGTGACGGAAAGTGAGGCGTTCCCGGACCTCACACTGCTGCGCTCGATTCTGGACCGCTACCGGCAGGAGGGCGCTCAGGTGGCGCTGGACGACCTGGGAGCCGGCCATACCAGCCTGAGTTACCTTGCGGAGCTGAAACCCGACATTGTGAAACTAGACCGGGCGCTGGTCAGCGGCCTGCATGGTGATGACCGCCGCCTTCCGCTGGTCACGGCCCTCATCGGGTACGCACACGACCTGGGCGTCCGCGTGGTCGCGGAGGGCATCGAAACGGCCGGTGAACTGACGCAGATTATGGCGCTGGGCGCTGACTACGCGCAGGGATACTTCCTGGGCCGCCCAGGCCCGGGCGCCGCGCAGGTGCTCCCGGACGCTGCGGCCTTCTGGTAA
- a CDS encoding response regulator: MTAPQRFFLIDDNPHDQLLAMEAFAELCPDCHLTFANDGSEALRLLQSTDELPEVILLDVNMPGMNGFEVLQSLKKDPRLATIPVVMLTTSGAPEDVAAAYTLYASSYLVKAQDFSAFLSQIEAFLGYWAHCRTIHA, from the coding sequence ATGACGGCTCCGCAGCGCTTCTTCCTCATTGACGACAACCCCCATGACCAGTTGCTCGCCATGGAAGCCTTTGCCGAGCTCTGCCCCGACTGTCACCTCACCTTCGCCAATGACGGCTCCGAAGCCCTGCGCCTGCTCCAGTCGACCGACGAGCTCCCCGAGGTGATCCTCCTGGACGTCAACATGCCCGGCATGAACGGCTTCGAAGTCCTTCAATCCCTCAAGAAGGACCCCCGCCTCGCCACGATCCCGGTCGTGATGCTCACCACGTCCGGCGCTCCCGAGGACGTGGCGGCCGCCTACACCCTCTACGCCAGTTCATACCTGGTCAAAGCCCAGGACTTCTCCGCATTCCTGAGCCAGATCGAGGCGTTCCTCGGCTACTGGGCGCACTGCCGCACCATTCACGCCTGA
- a CDS encoding FAD-dependent oxidoreductase: MESRGKVTGKQIVIVGAGIGGLTAAIALKQNGHDVRVVERNDRVDSPAGALTIWPNALSALAHLNLAESVMQLGLSLRSLTVCTSAGRVLSRCDLEVATRAHGYPLIGVLRTRLQRLLLDALGAEHLHLGTPCEGFEQNGRAVRLNLTDGRSWNAEALIVADGTGSRLRAAIAPRATLRYAGYSVYQGVSTTRGAPTREPGFREYWGGALRFAWMALPDGETLWGVYRNAPPREQDHPAVRLSDLGTAFRGWSDEVHELMHATRGPVVRKDALTLTGVDRWVHGRVALLGDAAHVMTPNLGQGACQAIEDAVTLKACLAPDVPVVAGLRAYEKMRRTRAARVSASAEQYGRMLQFTPAWLQGARNTAARMTPAWLQVRQLAWLMHFPD; this comes from the coding sequence ATGGAGTCGCGCGGCAAGGTGACCGGGAAGCAGATTGTCATCGTTGGCGCTGGAATTGGCGGGCTGACAGCGGCTATCGCCCTGAAACAGAACGGTCATGACGTTCGAGTTGTCGAACGCAACGACCGCGTTGACAGTCCTGCTGGGGCGCTGACGATCTGGCCGAACGCCTTGAGTGCCCTTGCTCACCTGAACCTGGCTGAGTCGGTCATGCAGCTCGGTCTTTCGCTACGGTCCTTGACCGTTTGCACTTCCGCTGGTCGCGTTCTGAGTCGTTGTGATTTAGAAGTCGCTACCCGTGCTCATGGATATCCACTGATCGGTGTGCTGCGGACACGGTTGCAACGCCTGCTGCTCGACGCGCTTGGGGCAGAGCACCTTCACCTGGGTACCCCGTGCGAGGGGTTCGAGCAAAACGGGCGTGCAGTCCGCTTGAACCTGACGGACGGCCGTAGCTGGAATGCTGAAGCCCTGATCGTCGCTGACGGCACCGGCTCCAGGCTGCGGGCCGCCATCGCCCCCCGCGCGACCCTGCGTTACGCCGGCTACAGCGTCTATCAGGGTGTCAGCACCACGCGCGGGGCACCCACACGAGAGCCTGGCTTCCGGGAGTATTGGGGAGGCGCGCTGCGCTTCGCGTGGATGGCGCTACCGGACGGGGAGACATTGTGGGGGGTGTACCGGAATGCGCCGCCGCGCGAGCAGGACCATCCCGCGGTACGGCTCTCTGATCTCGGCACAGCGTTTCGGGGATGGAGCGATGAGGTGCACGAGCTCATGCATGCCACCCGAGGGCCGGTGGTGCGGAAGGACGCCCTGACGCTCACGGGCGTCGATCGCTGGGTCCACGGACGGGTGGCCCTGCTGGGCGACGCGGCGCACGTCATGACCCCCAACCTCGGACAAGGCGCCTGTCAAGCCATCGAGGACGCGGTCACGCTGAAGGCGTGCCTCGCTCCAGACGTTCCGGTGGTGGCTGGATTGCGCGCCTATGAAAAGATGCGGCGGACCCGGGCGGCGCGAGTGAGTGCCAGTGCTGAGCAGTATGGACGTATGCTGCAGTTCACCCCGGCCTGGCTTCAGGGCGCGCGGAACACCGCGGCTCGCATGACGCCTGCGTGGCTGCAGGTCCGGCAGCTGGCGTGGCTGATGCACTTCCCGGATTGA
- a CDS encoding DUF2726 domain-containing protein has product MIAATYALIVLAGVAVLLVTVIRAFHEALTPKTRAGTTRAAPIPFTPARAAAGTVRRPVPSTPYARPNRPSAEPVNLLLLPDGMPNELPVRTRPFLLTHSEAAFLATLEAALPAGSRVLPNVRLNDLFYITTRHPSQQNGPDPRLRDTHVDFLVVSGTALHPVFAIELGRAGHDAQQQARDAVKDVAFRSAGLPLVRLRAERPLTVAALQAELGVYFQATALSRAPA; this is encoded by the coding sequence TTGATCGCCGCGACCTATGCATTGATTGTTCTCGCCGGCGTCGCCGTGCTCCTGGTCACTGTAATTCGCGCTTTCCATGAAGCGCTCACGCCCAAAACCAGAGCAGGAACGACCCGCGCTGCACCCATACCGTTCACGCCCGCACGCGCGGCCGCTGGAACAGTGCGGCGCCCAGTCCCTTCTACTCCATACGCCAGACCCAACCGTCCATCCGCTGAGCCGGTCAACCTCCTCCTCCTGCCTGACGGCATGCCGAATGAGCTGCCGGTACGCACCAGGCCGTTCCTTCTGACGCACAGCGAGGCGGCCTTCCTGGCCACACTCGAGGCAGCCCTGCCCGCTGGCTCCCGGGTGCTGCCGAACGTCCGGTTAAACGACCTGTTTTACATCACCACGCGCCACCCCAGTCAGCAGAACGGACCGGACCCCCGCCTGCGGGATACGCATGTGGACTTCCTGGTCGTCTCGGGTACGGCGCTTCATCCGGTGTTCGCCATTGAGCTCGGGAGAGCAGGCCACGACGCTCAGCAGCAGGCGCGGGACGCAGTGAAAGACGTGGCCTTCCGGAGCGCTGGACTCCCGCTTGTGCGTTTGCGAGCGGAACGACCTCTCACAGTCGCGGCACTCCAGGCAGAGTTGGGGGTGTATTTCCAGGCGACCGCGTTGAGTCGCGCGCCTGCATGA